One genomic region from Nitrospira sp. encodes:
- a CDS encoding PilT/PilU family type 4a pilus ATPase encodes MDVRSLLKVMVDREASDLYLTVDASPIYRVHGATQPTDAPPFTNEQLEALALALMRGQQRSEFEEKMEMNLALYYKELGRFRVNIFRQRGNVGLVFRHIKADIQTVEQLQLPPIIKDIAMTKRGLVLVVGATGSGKSTSLAAMIDYRNTIHQGHIITVEDPIEFVHQHKKSIITQREVGFDTLTFQNALKNTLRQAPDVILIGEVRDTETMEAAITFAETGHLCIGTLHSNNANQAIERIMNFFPVERHAQIYLQLSLNLRAIISQRLIPSVDGKRVPALEIMLDTPRIKDLIKKAEVDTLKEAMEQGVDEGCQTFDHVLFQLYKTNKISLEQALINADSANNLRLKIKLEGLKGDDAVNALLDKQLGGQDTDAFKIQGGASGNVTPLRKR; translated from the coding sequence ATGGATGTTCGAAGTCTCCTAAAAGTCATGGTGGACCGCGAAGCCTCGGACTTGTATTTGACCGTCGACGCCTCGCCGATCTACCGCGTCCATGGCGCCACTCAGCCGACCGACGCTCCCCCGTTCACCAACGAACAGCTCGAAGCACTGGCATTGGCCTTGATGCGGGGGCAACAGCGAAGTGAATTCGAAGAGAAGATGGAGATGAACCTGGCGCTCTATTACAAAGAGTTGGGTCGGTTCCGCGTCAACATCTTCAGGCAGAGGGGTAATGTCGGATTGGTTTTCCGTCACATCAAAGCGGATATTCAGACCGTCGAACAGTTGCAACTCCCCCCGATCATCAAAGATATCGCGATGACCAAACGTGGCCTCGTGCTGGTGGTGGGCGCAACCGGCTCCGGGAAGTCGACGTCATTGGCAGCCATGATCGACTATCGCAACACCATCCACCAGGGCCATATCATTACCGTGGAAGACCCGATCGAGTTTGTTCATCAGCACAAGAAGTCCATCATCACCCAGCGCGAGGTCGGATTCGATACCTTGACCTTCCAAAACGCGCTGAAGAATACACTCCGTCAAGCTCCGGATGTGATTCTGATCGGTGAGGTGCGCGATACGGAAACCATGGAAGCGGCGATTACCTTCGCCGAGACCGGGCACCTGTGCATTGGCACTCTGCACTCCAACAACGCCAACCAGGCGATCGAACGCATCATGAACTTCTTTCCCGTCGAACGCCATGCTCAGATCTACCTGCAACTGTCCCTGAATCTTCGCGCGATCATCTCACAGCGATTGATTCCGTCGGTCGACGGCAAACGTGTCCCCGCCTTGGAAATCATGCTGGACACGCCGCGCATCAAGGATCTGATCAAAAAAGCGGAGGTCGATACGTTGAAAGAAGCGATGGAACAGGGAGTGGACGAAGGCTGCCAAACCTTCGATCACGTGCTGTTTCAATTATACAAAACGAACAAGATCTCACTGGAGCAAGCCCTCATCAATGCCGATAGCGCGAACAACCTTCGTCTGAAAATCAAACTTGAAGGACTCAAAGGCGATGACGCCGTGAACGCGTTGCTCGACAAACAGTTGGGAGGCCAGGACACCGACGCGTTTAAGATTCAGGGCGGCGCTTCCGGAAACGTCACTCCGCTTCGCAAACGATAG
- a CDS encoding type IV pilus twitching motility protein PilT — MDISKLLTFSVKEGASDCHISAGEPPMIRIHGDLKKLDHPFLTPEETHALIYDMMNDAQRKTFEEKRECDFSFELGDIARFRVNVFVQQRGLGAVFRNIPTTILPLEKLGMPPILRQLCDKEKGLILVTGPTGSGKSTTLAAMVDYLNNTFEGHIITIEDPIEFVHKSKKCLVNQRELGVHTLSFANALKSALREDPDIVLVGEMRDLETIQLALTAAETGHLVFGTLHTSSAPKTIDRIIDAFPPAQQAQIRTQLSEALEAVITQTLLKKKAGGRVAALEIMVATTAVRNLIREAKLHQIPGIMQASQKDGMQTMDMALVDLATRGMVHKAEAQSRSMNPNLFGAPMAGVA, encoded by the coding sequence ATGGATATTTCCAAGCTGCTTACCTTCTCAGTAAAGGAAGGCGCCTCCGACTGTCATATCAGTGCCGGCGAACCCCCGATGATTCGTATTCACGGCGATCTGAAAAAGCTCGACCATCCTTTCCTTACTCCCGAAGAAACACACGCCCTCATCTACGACATGATGAATGACGCTCAGCGGAAGACCTTCGAAGAAAAGCGAGAATGTGACTTTTCGTTCGAACTCGGGGACATCGCCCGTTTCCGCGTCAACGTGTTCGTGCAACAGCGTGGGTTAGGCGCCGTCTTTCGGAATATTCCGACCACCATTCTTCCGTTGGAAAAACTCGGCATGCCGCCGATTCTTCGCCAACTCTGCGACAAGGAAAAGGGATTGATCTTGGTGACCGGACCGACCGGATCAGGGAAGTCCACCACGCTTGCGGCCATGGTGGACTATCTGAACAACACGTTTGAAGGTCACATCATCACCATCGAGGATCCCATCGAGTTTGTCCACAAATCCAAGAAATGCCTGGTCAATCAACGCGAGCTCGGTGTTCACACATTGTCCTTCGCCAACGCTCTAAAGTCGGCGCTTCGCGAAGATCCGGATATCGTCCTGGTTGGCGAAATGCGGGACTTGGAGACGATCCAGTTGGCGTTGACCGCCGCAGAAACCGGGCACTTGGTCTTTGGCACCCTCCACACATCCAGCGCGCCCAAAACGATCGACCGCATCATCGACGCATTCCCGCCGGCGCAGCAGGCGCAAATCAGGACCCAGCTATCGGAGGCGTTGGAAGCCGTCATCACCCAAACGTTGCTGAAGAAGAAAGCCGGCGGACGCGTCGCCGCACTCGAAATCATGGTTGCGACAACGGCCGTGCGCAATCTCATCCGGGAAGCCAAACTGCACCAAATCCCGGGGATCATGCAGGCCAGCCAAAAAGACGGCATGCAAACGATGGACATGGCGTTGGTCGATCTCGCGACGCGGGGAATGGTCCATAAGGCCGAAGCACAGTCCCGCAGCATGAACCCCAATCTTTTCGGTGCGCCGATGGCCGGAGTGGCTTAG
- the bioF gene encoding 8-amino-7-oxononanoate synthase — translation MFRSKLKELADRSLMRRLSPLESGTGPTIQYAGREVILLSSNDYLGLATHPEVVGAAIHATEQYGTGSGASRLVSGTLPPHMRIETSLATFKGTEAALLFGAGYLANIGVIPNLIGQGGLILADKLCHASLIDGCRLSRADFRIFRHRDCTHLESLLRRRRANRPTVIITEGLFSMDGDLAPLSDLVSLAERYEATLYVDDAHGTGIMGPTGRGTIEHFGLEQRIPFHMGTLSKALGNHGAYIVGPNDLIQYLVNVTRPFIFATALPPAIAAAAAAAIEVIQREPERRMRLWSNRQRLFNGMQKLGFRMTQTVSPILPILVGDAATASALAERLLTHGIYASAIRPPTVQAGTSRIRFTVTSEHTTEQIDEALHALDLAGRETGLL, via the coding sequence ATGTTTCGAAGCAAGCTCAAAGAACTCGCTGACCGATCGCTTATGCGCCGATTGTCTCCTTTGGAGTCAGGCACCGGGCCGACCATCCAATATGCGGGACGCGAGGTCATCTTGCTGTCCTCCAACGATTACCTGGGACTTGCAACCCATCCGGAAGTCGTCGGCGCCGCAATACATGCAACGGAACAGTATGGGACTGGGTCCGGAGCTTCTCGACTGGTCAGTGGAACTCTCCCTCCCCATATGCGCATCGAGACCTCCCTTGCGACCTTTAAAGGGACGGAAGCCGCCCTGTTGTTCGGAGCCGGTTATTTAGCAAATATCGGTGTCATTCCGAACCTCATCGGGCAAGGAGGTCTGATCCTAGCGGATAAATTGTGTCATGCCAGTCTCATCGATGGATGTCGATTGAGCCGAGCCGATTTTCGGATATTCCGCCATCGAGACTGTACGCACCTGGAGTCATTGCTTCGACGGCGGCGAGCGAATCGTCCCACTGTCATCATCACAGAAGGGCTATTCAGCATGGATGGCGACCTCGCTCCTTTGTCGGATCTGGTATCGCTGGCCGAGCGATATGAAGCGACGTTGTATGTCGATGATGCCCATGGGACCGGCATCATGGGGCCGACCGGCCGGGGAACGATCGAACATTTCGGTCTGGAACAACGAATCCCCTTTCACATGGGGACGCTCAGTAAAGCACTGGGAAACCATGGGGCCTACATCGTCGGGCCCAACGACTTGATTCAGTATTTAGTCAACGTGACCCGTCCATTCATTTTTGCAACAGCGCTTCCACCCGCCATCGCGGCGGCCGCCGCGGCTGCGATCGAGGTCATTCAGCGCGAACCAGAACGTCGGATGAGGCTCTGGTCGAATCGACAACGGCTGTTCAATGGAATGCAGAAGCTCGGTTTTCGGATGACGCAGACCGTCAGTCCAATTCTGCCGATCCTGGTGGGCGACGCAGCCACTGCATCAGCATTAGCCGAACGACTGCTCACTCATGGAATCTACGCTTCCGCAATCCGCCCGCCGACCGTTCAGGCTGGAACCAGCCGCATACGCTTCACTGTGACGTCGGAACACACGACCGAGCAGATTGACGAAGCGCTTCATGCGCTTGACCTCGCGGGTCGTGAGACCGGCCTCCTCTAA
- a CDS encoding tetratricopeptide repeat protein yields the protein MTYRIKVPPRTLPVDEAHLVSGLEHWVLGLANYRWSILVGFLLLLLIGGGMWGVFWYDAQNADKAQELEREATLHLFTRAANDPQKAAANLKEAIALYKRILDEYPRTPTAPLAQFSLGNAYLQSNDLASAIEAYTRFISTYGAHVSLLGLVQQKLGYAYLLKGDLDQAAKAYSTILEIPGAMNRDYALFELARLEENRPRLDEALKRYQDLMKTFPNSPLTSEAAMRVKVIEAKKTPELSPTSATPAPPASSPSKPSKP from the coding sequence ATGACCTACCGAATTAAAGTTCCGCCTCGGACATTGCCGGTGGATGAAGCTCACCTCGTGAGTGGGCTTGAGCACTGGGTGCTCGGACTGGCGAACTACCGCTGGTCGATTTTGGTCGGGTTCCTGCTTCTCCTTTTGATAGGGGGGGGGATGTGGGGTGTCTTCTGGTATGATGCACAAAATGCCGACAAGGCTCAGGAGCTGGAACGAGAAGCGACACTCCATCTCTTTACACGTGCGGCCAATGATCCGCAGAAGGCGGCCGCCAACCTGAAGGAAGCAATTGCCCTGTATAAGAGGATACTCGACGAGTATCCTCGAACTCCGACGGCCCCACTCGCACAGTTTAGTCTTGGAAATGCCTATCTTCAGTCCAACGACCTCGCGTCAGCGATCGAAGCCTATACCCGGTTTATCTCCACGTATGGGGCTCATGTGTCGCTTCTTGGGCTCGTACAGCAAAAACTGGGGTATGCCTATCTGCTCAAGGGAGATCTGGATCAAGCGGCCAAGGCCTATTCGACGATCCTCGAGATCCCCGGCGCGATGAATCGGGATTACGCGCTCTTTGAACTTGCCAGGTTGGAAGAGAATCGCCCTAGACTGGATGAAGCCTTGAAGCGTTATCAGGATCTGATGAAGACCTTCCCGAATTCTCCCTTGACGAGCGAAGCCGCCATGCGTGTGAAGGTGATCGAAGCCAAGAAAACTCCCGAGCTGTCACCCACTTCAGCAACTCCTGCTCCTCCTGCTTCCAGCCCTTCGAAGCCATCCAAGCCGTAG
- a CDS encoding transglycosylase SLT domain-containing protein codes for MMTMCVRLRGTQATIAAVLSATLLLPAFEARAQSNSAGDQGSPVGEQGNPAGEIESPQEDDGIDSNLVPLEPELTVSPPDLPSADGIAEQPDETPGKAALDTPDATSVDTQGPVYNIPVVIDQTVQSHIHFFNTSIRNRFEQWLLRFSRYRPLVENIFAEFDLPSDLVNLSLVESGFNPYAYSRAKATGPWQFMKGTGQLYGLRIDHYVDERRDPIKSTVAAARYLRDLYDLFGAWPLAMAAYNAGEGKVLRALQKAQAESFSEISKTKLIRRETKQYVPRIMAATIIAKNPDQYGFNQDPVPLHQFEEVMVTRPLHFRAIANVTGIPYAELRLLNPELRRDATPPDDSAYHLKVPVGTSAKVVELIDRVPTHKFPPLHVSSQRVKTDAARRYRVRMGDTLEKVSRRFHIPLKTLKALNNLSNPAIKAGEFLVITR; via the coding sequence ATGATGACAATGTGTGTCAGACTGCGGGGGACTCAAGCGACAATCGCGGCCGTACTCAGTGCCACTCTGCTGTTGCCCGCATTTGAGGCGCGGGCGCAGAGTAATTCTGCCGGTGACCAGGGTAGTCCTGTTGGTGAACAAGGTAATCCTGCCGGTGAAATAGAATCACCCCAAGAAGATGATGGCATTGACTCAAACCTGGTCCCTTTAGAGCCTGAGCTGACGGTTTCTCCTCCCGACCTCCCATCGGCGGACGGTATTGCAGAGCAACCTGACGAGACACCTGGTAAGGCCGCTCTAGACACTCCGGACGCGACGAGTGTCGATACTCAAGGTCCGGTGTACAACATCCCCGTCGTCATCGATCAGACCGTGCAAAGCCACATTCATTTTTTCAACACCTCAATTCGAAATAGGTTTGAGCAATGGCTCCTGCGCTTCAGCCGCTATCGTCCGCTGGTCGAAAACATCTTTGCCGAATTCGACCTTCCGAGCGACCTTGTGAATCTCTCCCTTGTTGAGAGCGGCTTCAACCCTTACGCCTATTCACGAGCAAAAGCCACAGGTCCATGGCAGTTTATGAAAGGCACTGGACAGCTCTATGGGTTGCGGATCGATCATTATGTTGACGAACGTCGTGACCCTATCAAATCCACTGTCGCCGCGGCGCGGTACCTGCGAGACCTCTATGATTTATTCGGCGCTTGGCCCTTGGCGATGGCGGCGTACAATGCCGGCGAAGGGAAGGTCCTGCGAGCCCTTCAGAAGGCTCAGGCGGAGTCCTTTTCAGAAATCTCAAAAACAAAACTTATTCGGCGGGAGACAAAGCAATACGTTCCCCGGATTATGGCTGCGACAATTATTGCGAAGAACCCCGACCAATACGGCTTCAATCAAGATCCGGTCCCTCTTCACCAATTTGAAGAGGTCATGGTGACCCGCCCCTTGCACTTCCGCGCGATTGCCAATGTGACAGGGATTCCGTACGCCGAGCTGCGGTTACTGAATCCAGAGCTGCGGCGAGATGCGACACCTCCTGATGACTCGGCGTATCATCTCAAGGTCCCAGTGGGAACGAGCGCCAAAGTAGTCGAACTGATCGACCGAGTCCCTACCCATAAGTTCCCTCCCTTGCATGTCAGCAGTCAGCGTGTCAAGACCGATGCTGCCCGCCGATACCGGGTCCGCATGGGTGACACGCTTGAGAAAGTCTCTCGACGATTTCATATTCCGCTTAAAACTCTCAAAGCGTTGAACAATCTGTCCAATCCGGCGATTAAGGCGGGGGAGTTCCTGGTGATCACTCGTTAG
- a CDS encoding alanine--glyoxylate aminotransferase family protein, with protein MLKRYLLAPGPTPVPPEVLLAMARPMIHHRAPEFDPIFAEVREGLKWLFQTRNDVLMLAASGTGGMEGAVSNFLSSGDKALFVNGGKFGERWGKICKTFGVQANEIKVEWGHAVNPQQVADALKKDPSIKAVYVQASETSTAVAHDVKALGELIKGYDNTILVVDAITALGVFDIKTDAWGLDVVITGSQKALMLPPGMAFVSVSDKAWALADKAKNAAFYFNFKKERENQVKNQTAFTPAVSLIIGLQEVFRMMKTDGLEKIFARQGRLALAMREGVKAAGMTLFPKESPSDALTAVCAPDGIDGQAIYKNLRVQYGMTAAGGQDHLKGKIFRLSHMGYADSFDVIAALAATEMVLKGLGHPVKLGSGVGKAQEILMAK; from the coding sequence ATGTTGAAGCGGTATCTCTTGGCTCCTGGCCCAACGCCCGTCCCTCCGGAGGTGTTGCTGGCGATGGCTCGTCCGATGATCCATCATCGCGCACCCGAGTTCGATCCGATATTCGCGGAGGTCCGCGAAGGACTCAAGTGGTTGTTTCAAACACGGAATGATGTCCTGATGTTGGCGGCATCCGGAACAGGTGGCATGGAAGGGGCAGTTTCAAACTTTTTATCTTCTGGCGACAAGGCCTTGTTTGTCAACGGGGGCAAGTTTGGAGAGCGCTGGGGCAAAATCTGTAAAACCTTTGGAGTCCAAGCGAACGAGATCAAGGTTGAATGGGGACATGCGGTGAATCCTCAGCAAGTTGCTGATGCTCTCAAAAAAGATCCTTCGATCAAGGCAGTGTATGTGCAAGCCAGCGAAACCTCGACGGCCGTCGCTCATGATGTCAAGGCGCTCGGTGAGCTTATCAAGGGCTATGACAATACGATTTTGGTGGTCGATGCCATTACAGCCCTGGGTGTATTTGACATCAAGACTGATGCATGGGGTCTGGATGTCGTGATCACCGGCTCCCAGAAGGCCCTGATGCTGCCTCCCGGCATGGCGTTTGTCAGTGTCAGCGATAAGGCGTGGGCCTTAGCCGACAAGGCTAAAAATGCCGCCTTTTATTTCAACTTCAAAAAGGAACGTGAAAACCAGGTCAAGAATCAGACCGCATTTACGCCGGCCGTCTCGCTTATTATCGGACTTCAAGAGGTCTTTCGAATGATGAAGACGGATGGGCTAGAAAAAATATTTGCACGGCAGGGTCGGCTGGCTCTGGCGATGCGAGAAGGTGTGAAGGCTGCCGGGATGACTCTGTTCCCAAAGGAGTCGCCCAGCGATGCCTTGACGGCGGTGTGTGCTCCTGATGGAATTGACGGACAGGCGATTTATAAGAATCTCCGTGTGCAATACGGCATGACCGCGGCCGGTGGACAAGATCACCTCAAGGGGAAGATATTTCGACTATCTCATATGGGATATGCGGATTCTTTTGACGTGATCGCGGCACTAGCCGCTACTGAGATGGTCTTAAAAGGGCTCGGCCATCCGGTGAAGCTGGGAAGTGGTGTCGGAAAAGCGCAGGAAATCTTGATGGCAAAGTAA
- the serA gene encoding phosphoglycerate dehydrogenase — protein sequence MVAAGMKILISDSLSKQGVDALEKAGFTVVVKSKMPKDELFKEIKDADGLIVRSGTKVTAELIAAAEKLKVVGRAGSGLDNVDTPAATRRGIVVMNTPGGNTVTTAEHTMSMICAMSRRIPQATASVKAGKWEKDKFMGVELYNKVLGIIGAGQIGSHLTKMAQGIGMSVVAFDPYLASERAERMGVTMLDLDALFRQADVISVHTPLTQETRGIINAESIAKMKPGVLIVNCARGGIINEPDLCEALKTKRVAAAAFDVFEEEPVKPDNPLLALDNFICTPHIGAQTTEAQENVAIGIAEQIVDYFTKGVAKGAVNIPSVAPELLPRLQPFLTLAEKLGVLQTQLVQGGIERVMVEYSGEVGALSLAPVTIAVLKGLLTPIMEHPVNYVNAPIVAKERGIEVKEIKSTDAGDFTSLIRVRVEAGKVSHQVAGTLYHKKEARVTEIDQFKVEVVPEGHMLLIHNVDRPGVIGMVGKVLGDRGINIVRMQCALEKRGGDALLIIGSDTEFSSAVLDEIRSSSNILSVKVANLS from the coding sequence ATGGTTGCAGCGGGAATGAAAATTTTGATCAGCGACAGCTTGTCGAAACAAGGCGTCGATGCGCTCGAAAAGGCGGGATTCACCGTGGTGGTGAAATCTAAAATGCCGAAGGACGAGCTGTTCAAAGAGATCAAAGACGCCGACGGACTTATCGTGCGATCCGGCACCAAGGTGACGGCGGAACTGATTGCTGCAGCGGAGAAACTCAAGGTCGTCGGAAGGGCAGGGTCCGGCTTGGACAATGTCGACACCCCTGCTGCCACCCGCCGGGGCATAGTCGTCATGAACACACCGGGGGGCAACACTGTCACCACTGCCGAGCATACGATGTCGATGATCTGTGCGATGAGCCGGCGCATTCCCCAAGCCACTGCGTCAGTGAAAGCGGGCAAGTGGGAAAAGGACAAATTCATGGGCGTCGAGCTCTACAACAAGGTGCTCGGCATCATCGGCGCTGGACAGATCGGCAGTCACTTGACCAAGATGGCGCAAGGTATCGGCATGAGTGTCGTCGCGTTCGATCCCTACCTAGCGTCTGAACGAGCCGAACGAATGGGCGTGACGATGTTGGACCTCGATGCACTCTTCCGGCAGGCGGACGTGATTTCGGTCCATACACCGCTCACGCAGGAGACACGCGGGATCATCAACGCAGAGTCCATTGCCAAGATGAAGCCCGGCGTGCTCATTGTGAATTGCGCCAGGGGTGGCATCATCAATGAGCCCGATCTGTGTGAAGCATTGAAAACAAAGCGCGTCGCCGCCGCCGCCTTCGACGTGTTTGAAGAAGAGCCGGTCAAGCCGGACAATCCGCTCCTCGCCTTGGATAACTTCATCTGCACCCCGCATATTGGAGCCCAGACGACCGAGGCTCAGGAAAACGTCGCGATTGGAATTGCGGAACAGATTGTCGACTACTTTACCAAGGGAGTGGCCAAGGGTGCGGTCAATATTCCGTCGGTCGCTCCGGAATTATTGCCTCGGTTGCAACCCTTTCTGACGTTGGCTGAGAAGCTCGGCGTCCTTCAAACTCAGCTTGTTCAGGGAGGAATCGAACGAGTTATGGTGGAATACAGTGGGGAGGTCGGCGCGCTCTCACTCGCGCCCGTGACCATCGCCGTCCTCAAGGGCCTGCTCACCCCTATTATGGAACACCCAGTGAACTATGTGAATGCCCCTATCGTGGCGAAAGAGCGAGGTATCGAAGTCAAGGAAATTAAGAGCACGGATGCCGGGGATTTCACAAGCTTGATCCGGGTTCGGGTCGAGGCCGGCAAGGTCTCACACCAAGTTGCAGGGACGCTGTATCACAAAAAAGAAGCCCGCGTCACGGAGATCGACCAATTTAAAGTTGAAGTTGTGCCAGAGGGGCATATGTTATTGATTCACAATGTCGATCGTCCAGGGGTCATCGGTATGGTCGGAAAGGTACTGGGAGATCGGGGAATCAACATCGTGCGGATGCAGTGTGCCTTGGAGAAGCGGGGAGGGGATGCGTTGCTGATCATCGGTTCCGATACGGAGTTCTCATCTGCGGTCCTGGATGAGATCCGGTCGAGCTCGAATATTCTGTCCGTCAAGGTCGCCAACCTCTCGTAA
- the hisZ gene encoding ATP phosphoribosyltransferase regulatory subunit — protein sequence MATILPEAARRVRHLEAELLAYFNRFGYDEIILPTFEYLDVLAPGLESTLLENSYKIVDRTTGRILLLRPDVTAQIARTVAMGMVGVHFPLRLSYRATVFRYEPEHAGRDREIFQVGVELIGADDPSADSEIIILLIECLRQVGLRSFKISLGHVGFFKGLLIRAGLSPEGRKRAEQAASRKDVPRLGEILSQERATKRSAHRILEALELCGQAEVLSKGRALAKGEKSLVQALDRLENVYRLLCTTGFQEAVLLDLGEFRGFDYYDGIVFDVFTDGIGVELGGGGRYDHLIGRFGRNLPSTGFALSVDRLFRGLNLSETTKSVDPEVLVIAPRRLSTRLVSVAQQLRRGGIRAVQRSVDPSGRGLIGAAVKAGLEAEIDTIIVVGADSLASEQVVVLHQGDRPRVAGSSGRAHVRKRTMSVAGLIASLRADLEGAL from the coding sequence ATGGCCACCATCCTTCCGGAAGCCGCGCGCCGTGTTCGGCATCTGGAAGCCGAATTGTTGGCGTACTTCAATCGATTTGGGTACGACGAAATTATCCTTCCGACATTCGAGTATCTCGATGTGCTGGCGCCAGGCCTCGAATCAACGCTGTTAGAGAACTCCTACAAGATTGTGGACCGGACGACCGGCCGTATTCTGTTGTTGCGGCCCGACGTCACGGCTCAGATTGCCCGCACGGTGGCGATGGGCATGGTGGGCGTGCATTTTCCGTTGCGCTTGTCGTACCGGGCCACCGTCTTTCGGTATGAACCGGAACATGCCGGCCGGGATCGAGAAATCTTTCAGGTAGGCGTCGAGTTGATCGGGGCGGATGATCCATCCGCCGATAGTGAAATCATCATACTGTTGATCGAGTGCCTACGGCAGGTCGGACTGCGTTCGTTCAAGATTTCCCTGGGGCATGTTGGGTTTTTCAAAGGTCTCCTCATCCGTGCGGGACTCTCGCCGGAAGGGCGGAAGCGAGCTGAGCAAGCAGCATCACGAAAAGATGTACCGAGGCTTGGGGAAATCCTGTCGCAAGAGCGGGCGACCAAACGGTCGGCTCATAGAATTTTGGAAGCGCTGGAACTTTGCGGACAAGCTGAAGTGCTATCGAAAGGGCGCGCATTGGCGAAGGGTGAGAAGTCGTTGGTCCAAGCATTAGATCGGCTGGAGAATGTTTATCGGTTGCTCTGCACAACCGGATTTCAAGAGGCCGTCTTGCTGGATCTAGGAGAATTCCGAGGATTCGACTACTATGACGGCATTGTCTTTGATGTCTTTACCGACGGGATTGGGGTGGAGTTAGGCGGCGGTGGGCGCTATGATCACCTCATCGGACGATTCGGTCGGAACCTTCCGTCAACCGGGTTTGCTCTCAGTGTGGACCGGCTCTTCCGTGGGCTGAATCTTTCCGAGACGACGAAGTCTGTGGATCCGGAGGTCTTGGTCATAGCGCCCCGAAGGTTGTCGACGCGACTGGTTTCGGTCGCGCAACAACTTCGCCGGGGTGGGATACGAGCGGTTCAACGATCCGTGGATCCATCGGGACGGGGCTTGATCGGTGCCGCGGTCAAGGCCGGTCTTGAAGCAGAAATCGATACTATCATCGTGGTCGGTGCGGACAGCCTTGCATCCGAACAGGTCGTCGTCCTTCATCAGGGCGACCGCCCGCGCGTCGCGGGATCGAGCGGCCGCGCTCATGTTCGCAAGAGGACCATGTCGGTCGCTGGTCTCATCGCAAGTTTGCGTGCCGACCTCGAAGGGGCGTTATGA